Within Deinococcus actinosclerus, the genomic segment AGGCGAACAGCGCCTGCCCGTACTCCTCGTCGGACTCCAGCGGCCAGAAGTTGGGGAACAGCAGGTGATAGAACGCCGCGTCGTCCTCCTGCGCAGGCACGTAGTACTGCCCGCCCTCGAACATGAACGTCAGGCCCGACTCCGCGTCGGCCTGCACCGCGAACCCCAGCGCCCCCAGCGCGTCCCGCACCGCCGCCAGCCCCTCCGGCAAGGGCGCGGCCACGCGGGGCGGGGGGGCAACCTTCACGACCTTCTTCTTCACTGCCTGAGCAGCCATGTCATACCTCCGGTACACATCCGCCCGCCCATGCCGGGGCGGCGGGAGAGGGGGCTCAATTCGGGCGGTTCGACTCGTCCGAGTACAGATCTTCCGGGAGCTCCTCGGCGAGGAACGTCATGTACCGCATGTTCAGCAGGTGCCGCGTCGCCACTCGCTCGAACGCCGCGCCGTTCTCCTCGGTCTTCGCGTTCCCGAAGCCGTACTCGCCCACCACGAACGTCCCGTCCGGCCGGAAGTACGCGATGGCCGACCCGGCCGGATCACGGAAGTTCCAGCCACTGTCCCCCGCGTTCCCCGGCTCCCGCACCGACTGCGCGAGCCGCTCCTGAATCCGCACGTACCGCCCGTCATCCATCACGGCGTGCCGGAAACCACGCGTGGCGGTCTCGATCATGTACCCGAAGCGCCAGCCGAAGAACCGCACGTCGAAGCGCAGCGGCCCCGACGCGAGCAGAATCGACGTCGCGTCCCGGCTCACCTCCTCGGCCTGGTACTTCTTGCGCATGAACACCGCGAACGCATCCGTCGCCGTCGGGTACACGTTGAAGCCCTCGCCGTAATGGAAGCCGCCCAGCCACTGCGACACGCTGGGCCGCTCGGCCTGGGTGAAGGGCAACCCCAGGTACGCCCGCGCCGCCATCACGCCCTCCTCCAGCATGAACAGCGCCACGTCAATGAGCGTGTCCGCCCGGAACTGCCGGTCGAAGCCCGCCGACTCCACACCCAGCACCAGCTCACCGGACACCGGATCGAACTGCGCCCGCACCCCCGCGCACGTCGAGCACACGTGATCGATGCAGCGGTACGCGAACGCCTTCTCCGCCACCGACCCCGCCCGCAGAATGTTGCACTCCGGCACGCGGGTCGTCAGGGACAGACCGAGCACATTCCGGGTGAACAGCGCTTCTATGCGCAGTCCCCGGTAGGTCAGATGAATGTCGGGCAGTCCCGTACCGATCTCAACATTCTGGAATCCAGCGTCCACTTCGGTCAGGGTCTGGATTGCATTGATGGCGGATTCCCGCATCTCCCCTACCTCAACGCCCTGACGCAGGTGCGGTTCCGCCTGCTTTTTCCTGAACAGCCCGAACATCAGTCGCCTCCTTTCATGTTCAGTTGTTTGGCGGCATCATCCAGAATTTCATCCAGATGCAGGCTGGGGAAGACTTCCTTCAGAACGTCCTCGGCGACTTTCAGCAGACCACTGGCCTCTTCCTCGGTCGCCTTCTTCTTGCTCTTCTCGTCCTTCTCGCCCTTGAGTTCCTTCGCCTTCGCCTTCACGGGCGCGGCGATGGCCGACTCGGCGGCCTTGCTGAGCACCTCGTCCACGGCCTCCGATCCCAGGGTGACCACCGACGCCAGCGGCGTGGTGCTGCGCAGCGCCTGAATCACCTTGCCGTACTTCTCGATCCGCTCGTTGATCGGCACGCGGGCCGGGGTGGTCAGCGCCATGCCCAGCCGCTCGAACGCGCCCTTATCAGCAGCGTTCTTCCCGAAGTACCGCTCCATGGCCTTCTTCGAGGCGTTCAGCGCCTCGGTCTTCATGGCGAGCGTCTGCAGGCCCGTGGAGGGATGCCGCGCGACGAACGTCTCGGCCTGACGGGTGAGCAGGTCAGCCGATTTCTTCACGGCATCCTCTGCGGCCCGCTGTCCACTCGCCACAGCCTCAGCCTGTATGGCACTGTTCACCTGCCGTCCCTGCCTTGTCGCCAGCGTAAGGAACGAAGCTTCCGCATCCTGTGCGACCTTGTCCCGCAGGCGTTTCTCGGCCAGGGCGCGGGCGTGGGCGACTTCCGCCTGGTAGGTCAGGGGGGCGCCCTGCTCGGCCAGGGCCTTGAAGTCCGCCTGGACGCTGCCGTGGCGGCCCAGCAGGCGCGAGAGGTCCTTGTTCAGGTCGTGGCTGGCGTCTGCCCAGACCTTGTTCAGGTGCGTGCGGATGGCGGTGCCGCTGGCGCGGAATTCCACGATGGCCTTGGCGACGTGCCCGTCGGGGTTGCGGGCGATCAGGTCGTCGAGGCGCTGGACGGTGGTTTCCTTGAGGTGCCGGGCGTGCCGGGCGACGCTGGTCTGGCTGATCTTGCCGCCCAGGCTGGCTTTCCAGGCGTCCACGCGGTCGGCGGCCTTGACGCGGGCGTTCGTGAGTCTGCGGCTGAGCGTGTTCCCTGCGCCGTCCACGGCGTCGCGGAGTTTGCGCGCGGCTTTCACGATCGGGCTCTTGCGGGCCTGATTGCGCAGGTACGCGAGGGCCGTGTCGTCCCACTTGCGCAGGGTTGCCACGCTCTTGCGCACGCTCCCGGTGATCGCGTCGGCGCCCCTGCCGGCCAGTTTCCGGAGGGTGGGCGTCTGGGCTTTCAGGTACGCGCGGGCCTGCCGGGCGCGGCGGGTGGTCACGACGCGGACGGTGCGGGCGGCACGTCCTGCCTTCGCGGCGGCGTTGCTGACGCTGGTGGTGACGGCGTTCTTGACGTTGGTGGCGGCGCGGCCCACGGGTTGCGTGAGGTACTTCTGTGCGAGCTTCCCGGCGTTCTTCAGGGCCGTTTTTGCGCCCGTGGGCAGCACCCGGCGGGCGAGGGTGGCGGCGGCCTTCCCGCTGCCTTTCAGGGCGCCCTGCGCGAGGTGCCCGAGGCCCCTCGCGGCAGGCGTGAGGCCCTTCCCGAGGGCGCGGCCCACGCCGACCACGGCCTTCCCGGCGAACTTGAACACCGGGCCGCCCACGCTGCCCACGATGGCGTCCACGGCGACGCTCTTGGCGGTGACGCCCTCGAAGGTGGCGCGCCCTTTGAACGTGTACTTCTTGTCCTTCTGCGCCTTGGCTTTCGCGGCGGCGTTGAAGACCGTGTTCTCCACGACCTGCGCGGCGATGCCGCCCCCGGCACTGATCCCGGCGGCGAGGGCCAGCGCGGGTGCAGTCAGGGCCCCACCGGACGCGACCGTGGCCACACCCACGGCGGTCAGGGCGACGCCCTTCCAGAATTTCGCCTTGCCTTCCGGGGTGGCGTACCACTTCCTGAACTGGTCGAGTTTCGCCCCGGCGAACTTCCCGGCGGCTTTCGCGCCGCCCATGACGCCCTTGACCGGGTTCTTCGCGAAGTCGGCGGCACCCTTGACGACCTTCTTCGCGCCCTCCAGCAGGCCCGGCAGGTTCCTGGCCGCGCTGGCGTGCAGGCCTGTCAGCTGCTTCCGGAAAAACCCCATGACACCCCCGGCCTCGCGGGGCGGCGCGGCGGGACGGCCCGTGACCTTCAGGTTCGGCGTGGGCAGCGTCCTGGGGGTGGTTTTGCGCGCGCCGGGGGGCAGTTGCGGCCCGATCATGGGCGCGGCCTTCACGCCTTTGTGGGCAGTAGCGGGTGTCCGCCCGACCTTCAGCGGGCCGGGCTGGGCGGGACGGGAGGGTGGCTTCGCGGTCTGCGACTTCTTCTGGGTGGCCTTCTGGCCCTTGTGTTGCGGCTGTTCGAGCATGACGGCACCTGCGTGGATCTGGTCTGGGGGCGGCGCGGCAGGGTGGACACGCTAGTCTAGAGATGACCTGCTGTGCAGCCAAGCGGAAATGACCGGCCACGCAGACCGGTCAACCTTCCATGAAGCCAGTTGTCCAGGTACTCGGCGTGCCCGGCGCCTAGGCCTGCGCGCCGCCCGGCACGATCCGTGAGGCGTCCACGCCCAGCCGGTCGAGCGCCGCCTGCCAGCGCCCGTCCGCAGGCACGTCCCACAGCAGGTCGGGGGTGGCCTGCTCCACCCACACCCACGTTCCCTCACGGGCCTCCTCGGCCAGCTGACCTGCACCCCACCCGGCGTACCCGAGCACCAGCATGAAGCGCTGCCCGCTGCGCTCCACGGCCCGCAGCACGTCCAGGCTGCTCGACACGGTCAGGCCCGGCAGCAGGCGCAGTTCGCCGTCCATGTTCACCGGCTGCGCGTACAGGCACCAGCCCAGCGTCGGATCGACCGGCCCGCCCAGCCACGCCCGTTCCGGATGCCCCGCGAGTTCCGGCATCAGCTCCTGCACGCTCTGGGTCATGGGGGCGTTCACGATCAGGCCCATCGCGCCCTTCTTGTCGTGCTCCAGCAGCAGGATCACCGCACCCTCGAACAGTCCGC encodes:
- a CDS encoding YqgE/AlgH family protein, whose translation is MSAPVTFLVASPHLRGGLFEGAVILLLEHDKKGAMGLIVNAPMTQSVQELMPELAGHPERAWLGGPVDPTLGWCLYAQPVNMDGELRLLPGLTVSSSLDVLRAVERSGQRFMLVLGYAGWGAGQLAEEAREGTWVWVEQATPDLLWDVPADGRWQAALDRLGVDASRIVPGGAQA